One genomic segment of Scophthalmus maximus strain ysfricsl-2021 chromosome 3, ASM2237912v1, whole genome shotgun sequence includes these proteins:
- the LOC118317541 gene encoding homeodomain-interacting protein kinase 2-like — translation MSMEEGSETLLVKMWDILQGTSRREDSLLYRSREKHSYSDRPNRHNSPGPSAVTAPPTVEVAGTAASLTDGNANTNLSPAVCGAGKADTPTDEAAAYVTPSDGVLQSETTSYNIMGFIGEGGFGKVAKCVDLTTGEVVAIKIHKENGDEEIIQRELAILEKVRVLDPDQHNIVKFIENFQFGELPCLAFEMLDMSLTDLIKERESAEFSLNEIRPVTQQLLVAFEALKNIGVIHMDLKPENIMFVNHKDQPFKIKLIDFGLALSVGHVEDDDATGTFAYGAPEVFLGLPLTEAVDMWAVGCVMAFMYFGMDVFPFDCPYDWMNTLVHLLGYPHSSQINAGMHSLIFFILDEKENWRLRTPDEFEEETGIMPTVSESFFNMFCNLEDAVKRFPEKKDNLEFEDRMAFLDLLKGCLHLSAEQRICASEALCHHFITMAHLVDGMKTNSYADTAHRALAAVRPFDASDVKADGSRRKKAFRSARKFFGRVKKQVVSIFTRGKNKRALPKRKKRTELSQFLRHIQSDEHNEALQSCPPHPASLASTP, via the exons ATGAGCATGGAGGAAGGGTCTGAAACATTGCTGGTAAAAATGTGGGATATACTCCAGGGTACATCCAGGAGAGAAGATTCTCTCCTCTACAGGTCCAGAGAGAAGCATTCATACTCTGACAGACCCAATCGGCACAATTCACCCGGACCTTCAGCTGTAACTGCACCTCCCACTGTAGAAGTGGCAGGAACTGCTGCCTCTTTAACTGACGGCAACGCAAACACCAATCTTTCACCAGCTGTCTGTGGAGCTGGTAAAGCTGACACCCCAACTGATGAAGCCGCAGCCTACGTGACTCCAAGCGACGGGGTACTCCAAAGCGAGACCACCAGCTACAATATAATGGGCTTTATAGGAGAGGGAGGCTTCGGCAAAGTCGCCAAATGTGTGGACTTGACCACGGGCGAGGTGGTGGCGATAAAAATCCACAAAGAGAATGGCGATGAAGAAATCATCCAAAGGGAGTTAGCGATATTAGAGAAGGTTAGGGTCCTTGACCCTGACCAACACAACATTGTCAAATTCATTGAGAATTTCCAGTTTGGTGAACTCCCTTGTCTGGCATTTGAAATGCTGGACATGAGTCTTACGGACCTGatcaaggagagagagagtgcagaaTTCAGTCTCAACGAAATTCGCCCCGTGACCCAACAGCTACTGGTGGCCTTTGAGGCCCTGAAGAATATTGGCGTCATTCACATGGACTTGAAGCCCGAGAACATAATGTTCGTCAATCACAAGGATCAGCCGTTCAAAATCAAGCTGATCGATTTTGGCCTGGCCCTTTCGGTGGGCCACGTGGAGGATGACGACGCCACCGGGACTTTTGCCTACGGGGCTCCAGAAGTATTCTTGGGCCTCCCCTTGACAGAAGCCGTTGATATGTGGGCAGTAGGCTGCGTCATGGCGTTCATGTACTTCGGCATGGACGTCTTCCCTTTTGACTGTCCGTATGATTGGATGAACACTCTAGTGCACTTGCTGGGCTATCCACATAGTAGCCAGATAAATGCTGGTATGCACAGcttgatatttttcattttggacgAGAAAGAAAATTGGAGACTAAGGACACCAGACGAGTTCGAGGAGGAAACCGGTATCATGCCAACAGTCTCCGAgagtttttttaacatgttctgTAATTTGGAGGATGCGGTCAAACGATTCCCAGAGAAAAAGGATAATCTTGAGTTCGAAGACAGAATGGCATTTTTAGACCTCCTCAAGGGTTGCCTGCATCTCAGTGCTGAACAGAGGATTTGTGCCAGTGAAGCCCTGTGTCACCATTTTATAACAATGGCTCACCTGGTGGATGGAATGAAAACCAACTCGTACGCAGACACCGCCCACCGCGCTCTAGCTGCCGTCAGACCTTTTGACGCCAGCGACGTCAAGGCCGATGGATCCCGCCGGAAGAAAGCGTTCAGATCGGCGCGGAAATTTTTCGGCAGGGTCAAGAAGCAAGTGGTTTCCATCTTTACACGCGGAAAGAACAAACGGGCATtgcccaaaagaaaaaaaaggacagagctGAGCCAGTTCCTTCGTCACATACAATCAG atGAACATAACGAAGCGCTCCAGTCCTGCCCCCCACATCCTGCCTCACTAGCCTCCACCCCTTGA